ATCAGTTCTTACAGGTAACACGTTACCTACTTTTCACAGGTAACTGCGTTGTACATGATTCCTTTTCTGGAAACTGATGCTTTAATAAGCACTGGCAACAACCTTCACCAGGGCTGGAAAGGCCTCAGAGTCTCCCAGCGTTTTCCCAATCATTGATGTCTGGCCCTCGGTATTCTTGCAGAAGCCACTTACGTTTTCTTTGGAAGGCAACTGACAAGTAGTCTTTATGAGTGACGTCTGCAAATATTGGTGAGAATGTTCAACCCCAAACAGTCCCCCACTTGTTAAACCACAGACTCCCATCCATTCAGATGCCCCAGCACTGTCAGGGAATCTCAAATGTTTTCCTCCTAAAAAGTAACATACATCAACCTTTGAGAATCAAAGTGATAAAAATCAACTTGGATTAGTTTTCTGTCCACACAGAATTCATGCATAAAGATTTTGTAATGAAGCTGTTACTGTAAACAGAGCTTAGTTTAATGTGTTCTATGCTCTGATGTCTCCATGAATGATTCTGACTAATAGTTCACCCATCTGGGATGGTTCTGGTCATTGTAATGAAATCTTTTTGAAGCTATTCCAAGTGGATCAATATTGAACACAATAGAACACATCAGTGTTCTGGTAAAGTGTAGacatttctctctatctgaaaCACAACAAAATGTCACCTTGTGTTCTTGAATGAAACTAAACAAAAAAGGTGGATTTTAATTGCCGTGTCCACTCTGGAATCTCTGAATAGAAGTTCAACAACCAGCATTTCAGACTGCTGGGGAATGAagaggaaattcttttttaaaaaaagattttatttctttatttcaaagagagagagagagagagaacaagcaggggcagagggagaagcaggctcgccgctgagcagggagccccttgttgggctcgaTGCCgagacactgggatcgtgacctgagtcgaaggcagatgcttcacccaggtgcccaacagccaattcttctttttttttttttttaatttgacagacagagattacgagtaggcagagaggcaggcagagaggcaggcagagagagaggaggaagcaggttccccactgagcagagagcccgatgcggggcttgatcccaggaccctgagaccatgacctgagccaaaggcagaggctttaacccactgaaccaccctggcacccccCTCAAGAGCCAATTTTTAAGAGCAAccccaaaacaacaaataatGGCTTAGAATGAATGAAAAGGATGACAggatagtgttttgtttttttttttccttcagcatttattttgaattttcatttttggaTAACCAAGCAGCTCTGTAAGAAGAATGCACAGAAGAGTCATTCTGGCACTTTTGGATAGTACATACGATTTCTGTAATAGTCACATTCACTTGCTCAGTCCATACTCCATGTCTGGGTGAGCAAGACCAGCCCATAGGATTCCCGAGTTGATACATAACCGTATATACAGACAGCCAATGAAACCATAATGGTGGCTAGTGGCCGAAGGGATAGAGGAGGGAAGGGGATCTCTAAAGTGTCCTCTAGTCTACCTTAGCTCAACAGAATCCACGTCACACATGGGAACTAGAGAGAACACTGCGTTGAAATGAGAATTTGGAGCACAAACGGGCACTTGGCAGCATGCAGCTTAAAGAAAAGGGGTATCATTTAATAACTTTATAAAATCCAGGCAGTTCAATTAAAggagttaagaaagaaaaaaaaaagaagaagaaaggtgagGGACTGTTGTTGTCACTGTAAAAAAGGCACTTGGAGTTAATGGGACCAGAATTGAAGGGCTCTCAGCTGATAAAAACTTCAGTACGATTTCATTCAAAAGGCTTGGATGTTAAGAGGTGATACTCGGGAGTTCCCGGCAGGAGACATCGAAATACACCACCGAGAAGCAGAACAGATGATAATGAACGAAGGAAATCTTTACAACCAAACTgcgttgtttttgtttttgtttttaaagcaaaccCGAAACAAAACCGAACCAACGCAAAAAACCTAAGCAAATTAAGAGCACGAAGCAGCGATGCATAGCTTTCCTTTGAGATAATGCATACCTCGAGACACTAAGTGCTAAGCTAATTTCTCAATAATAACTTCACAGGAGCATTATCGTGATAAAATGGATTCAAGCAATGTGGAAAGAGTTTCATCCGTTCCCAGCATCTGAGGGAGAACTGAGGTTATTAGCAGAACCTTAGCAACATCACTTGTGGTTTCTCCGTGTCCCAGACGCCGAGGGACACCCGGGAGCTCCATTCAGCCATCTCCCTGGAGGCGAGGCATCGGTTAACACCATCCTTTATTCTGAGTCATAACTTTGATTCTCTTCTGACAATGACACAGTGAACCCTGACGCAGCGGAAGTCCACTCCCCCGGGCGCCGCTGTCCTACGTCTTCCACTGACAGGTAAACGCTTCCGTAAGAAAGAATTTTTGGCAACTGTATTATACTCCACGGTCGGGCGGCTCTGCGATCGCTCATTTAATGTTAAAAGCCATCAGAGGTCTCTCCTCTCGTTTCTGCCAGGGGCTCTTCTTGTCTTCTCCTTGGtcctcctcatcttcctcttcGTCATCCTCCTGAGCAGATCTTCTCTGTTCGGGGCTGGCGAGCGGCTCCGGGGGCACGTCCGAAGTTCGTTTTGTCGTCTCCTCCTGCAGGCTGGGCAGCTGGCCGCCGCTTCTCCGGCCGGAGCCGTCCAGCAAGCACCGCAGGGCACTGTCCTCAGGGGTGCAGACGGTGGTGCCGCACTCGCTGCCGCTTTGGTCCATGTCGTCCAGGTACACGAGCTGCGTGTAGGAGGCGCTGTCCGCGGCCCTCGGCTCTTTCGGTGGATGCTCCTGGCCAGCCGGGTGGTTCTGCGCCAGAGACAAGGGGTCTCCTCTTCCCTTCCGGGCAGATTTTGGTTCATTCATATCCACGCCAGAATCCAAACTGGCATCATTACTTCCGTTCCTTCCAGCTCTTTGGAGATCAATGTAGGAATGCCTAACGTGCGCGTTGGACCTGCCGTCCAGGGAGACGAACCACGCCCGGGGGTGTGGGAGCGGCTTCCCACCGCCGAGTTCCATCAGCGCCTTTTCCGTCAGGAGCTGGACCTCACTGTTCATTTGAGCCAAGGCCGCATCGTTCAGGGATGCCGGGATGGAGAGCGACTCTGACATGGACGCACCTTGCGGGGTCCACTCCCGGGTGCCTGCGTCCTGCAAGTGCTGCTGGGAGATGGCCTGGCAGGACAAGGGCTGTGCCGGGATCTGGGAGGAGGGGTGCGGGAAGATCCCTGCGTGGGGACTGGAGAGCTCAGCCTGCAGTCTTTCGATCTCCAGCTGCTGGTCGGCTGGAACGACCAGGGGCTGGCCCACATAGGAATGGTCCCCCGGGAGTTTCATATAATGAGCGGGGATGACCAAGGCAGGTAAGACCTTTCTGTAAACGCTGTCATTGACCTGGTCCACGGAACTGCAGCAGATCAGCTGGCCTGGCCTCGGAAAGGACGTGGGTCTCTCCAGGTGGTCTACTGATCGCGACATCATACACTCAGTAGGCCTGCGGTCCAGCAGCTGCTCCTTTTCGGGAGATGAAGGCGCGGGGTACATGTGTTCCTGAATGGTGAGCTTGCTTCCTGTGGTAATATGGTTACCAGAGGCCTGACCGTCTCTGTCTTGCTTTTCAAACAAAGGCTGGGAAAGCATGGCGTTGTAGCTCCTCCTGTATTCACTGTTGCCAGGGGACTCACAGCCTTCTCTTTCCAGAGATTTCCTGGACTTTAAGGGGAAAATCTCCACAGACTTGTGGTACTCTTTTCCCAGTGTCCCACTTGGTGTCAGGTTATCAAAGGAGATTTGGCTTTTATCCTCTTCCTTGTGAGAGAGAAGCTCTTCCCGAGAGCTGAATTCCTGTGAGGTACTGTAGGAGAGCTTCAGCATGGGCGTGTGCATGTCCACTTCTCCGCTGGAAGACATCATTTCTAAATGGACCCCGCTCATCAGCTCCTTGGGCCCTGGGGCATCCGGGCGGCTGTGGCTGGTGACAGAGAGGGGGCCGGGGAATTCTGACTCCCGACGAGCAAAGAGCAAGTTGATGTGAGACATGGAAGTTGACTGATCCCTTTTGGAACTCTCCAGGGTTGCTGGAAGTTGCAGTTTTCTATGGTGCTGACGAGGTTTCAAGCATTTCCGCCTGCGATCAAAGATAAAACCCAAACCGAAAGGTTAAACATTCTTGGAGCCGTAAAGTTCCACTCAAAATCCCAAGTCTCCATTTCCACAGGAAGAAACGTAACTACTAATCAGCCGCCAGAAGCCTTctcaccccacaccctccaccttATTTTGATTCCGAACAGCACACGCTGTAGATCTCACTGGCAGGCTTTTAGATGTTCAACCAAGTTATCGCTTCAAAAATGGTCCCCCAAGAGTCGACAACAAACATTCTCACAAACGGAATAGCCGAGACatcaaaataagaattttagtTCTGCTTTGTCCTTGAGAAGATCATCTCTTAATCAGTGTTCAGGAATATTCTGAACGAGTCATGACAAGtgtcacacttaaaaaaaaaaacaaaaaacaacccaaaactcCCTTTCTGAGCAAACTTATAAAACAGCATGCCCCCCACATCATGTTCATTTGTTCACAACTTTAAGGACAAATGTTCAGTTCTTAGATAttttttcatgagaaaaaaaaggaccttgattcagaaaaaaaaaaaagacctcagtaTTAATGCTCGCCCAAgaaattccaaattaaaaaaagagattgcCAAAAAGGTAAAACTTTACCTGCAATAATATAAAAGGAGACACAGCAAAACCAAAAGTATGAAAGCCATTCCTCCTAAAATGGCCAAAAGAAACACCGTGTGATACGTGGTAATGTCCTGTGTGACAACGGGACCTAGAAGGTCAGAAAAGGGCATTTTAGATTGGAGAACACCTTGAAAGGAGAAGAGGGACACACTAAACTGAGAGCGTTTCTTTTGCTTCCTCTTCCCAGATGGGGCGTGGAGCGGGGGCCAGATGCAAACACCCTTTAGGTGATTGGCTAACAGATCACCAGAATTTCACGCAATGGAAAGGGACTACCTCGACTGTCCCTGGAGCAGCTGTGGCCAGGGAGCAGTCTGAATACGCAAATACTAAATAAATGCAGTGTCAAGGGTCCCTCCATAGCCGGAAGACAGCCGCATTCTGTAGCACGCTCAGCATTCTAAAGACATGAtctttcaataaaagaaaaaggatgcaTGATAACATAATGAGTGGGACTCTTAAAGTCAGAGAGATTCAGAAATCCCTGAATATCCAGGGATCTCGTactgcaggagaaaaaaaaaatcataagattttatttgcacTTTCCCTGGACAATTATTACTGTGTAGAGGACCCTTTACCTAAATGAATCAGTTGAAATGTAGGACATAAATCAgctatgactttaaaaaaaaaatccacagaataTGGGTTGTCAAGTGTTTCCAAAAtgtcttccattttaaaaaataaagtcttcctCTGTACCGCCTTTTCGAAATGGCTAAGCTGACCTTAGCCACAGAGCTCTTCAGAACTTACAGACAAGGTAGCAGAGATTAAACTATTTTCTTCTTAATGTACGTTGTAAAGAATCCCAAGAGGGAATTTAACTCACTCTTTATGCTCAATAGTAGTAAGAATCCATCTTAATGGCACTGAAGACAGATTGAAAGCAACAATGAAAACCTCCCCAAATTATAATATTGGGGACACACTAGTGTCCATGCATCCCTGCAGTGAGCCGATAGACGGGAAGGAAGGAGTGTAGTTTTTCATTATGTCTGACTGGCATTGTTATGATCACTATGCACCATAAACACCTGCTTATTTACTGATTCTTGATATTTTAAGGGTTAGATTTCTTCAAAAATCTTTGCAAGGAGACCACTTCAGAGTTAGATAAGCCCAAGGAGGTATACTAGTTTTTGAAAATAGTGACATTACTTAAATTCAAAAGGTACCACCATTCTCTCCAAAACATAATTCACTTCAATGGGGTGACTGGTGTTCACATATACAAAAGTTGGAAAAATAACTGACAACTTTACACTGCCTTAGTCgttcagagaaataattttttacccAGACACGACCCCCAGAGACATGAGCAATGCCTTGGTGGGAGCCACCAAGAAATCTGGGGTACACATAAAAATCACTTCCAAATAACTCAAGCTCAATCCTTTAAGTACTTAAAATGTTATTATCTTAACTTCTGCCAATGGAAATCTCTAGAAAATTAACAGCCGTACTTCGTTTCCTTCTTTActagagaatgaaagaaaaaaagccctAATTATTTTCTTGTTGGTTTTGGGCTCATGAAGGCACAGCATCtctgtaatttgtttttataagaGAGACAGCTGTGAGGTTATTAATGTATGTATTTCTACATTGAATGCCCCCAGGGGCTATGCTCTGTatgctttttatagatttttgtcTCTTCCTTCGCTGCTAGGAAGGGTTGGTGGACCTACGGCAAGAGGTTCTTTCTGCCTTCTTTACAGAGGATCTATTATTCTGTGGCGTGATGGGCAAACTGAGAGCCACGGTTGTCGGAAATCTATCTCGAATCAAAGTTAACTGTAACGCATGGGCTTTGTGGCCTCTATTTGGGTAATTAaggagtttcttttctttccttccttcctcttagTCATATTCTAGGTATTTCAGATCTGGAGACCGGGGCATTTCTGTACCTGGCTCACAACCTCTACTGCTCCAAAAACACTATCACAAAGGGAAATACAGACTCTTAAAATGGATGTGAAATGTACATGTTCTTAGAATGGGAACAGAAAGTGCATGGGACGAATGTCTCAACACCCCCATCAAATCAGTTACTCTGGGAGTTCATTCTGGTGATCATTCCACTGCTGACATATTTTAGAGTCCTTCATGACAAGAGACAGTTTTCAACCATGGCGCATTTTGACCTAGCTCAATTACCCACTTTATTCACCAGACTTGGGGGTGCAGAACTCTTAGATATGTCTAAGAAAAATCAAAGGGACCCTCTGAGCATCAAGATCTGCCACCAATGAAACGTCTCACTAAGGAAGGGGGTCTAAGTGATACAGATTCTAAAGGCATTTTGAGCATCAGAAGCCATCACTGGACAGAATTCTCCAAACGTGACTATTTTAAGAAACAATTCTAGAACATTCACTGGAATAACTTAGAGCATATaggtcaaaaaaattttttttagttacgctttaaaaaatatgaatgaattcaCATATGCTTAATGGAGACAAATATTGTTCTAGACACAAAGCAACTAGTTTGTTTTTAAGCCTTAGGAAATGTCATATCAAGCTTTTTGCCCCAAGAAGGCTCTGATGGGGACTGTTTGCTAGCGGCTCTGAGGAGTGCCCTGCCCCCACATTTCTCTTACTACAGGCCACAGCTGTCTCTGGAATTAGGGAGGAGGTCTGAACCGCCTCTGTGGGCTTTAGATTAGGAATTCCCTATAGCAGCTGTCTGAGTAAAACAGAGACAAGAGACAGGAGTATGTTCTGTGCATTATTCTTATCCTAGATGGGAGAGTCACAATCAGAACTCCTCCACCCCCACAAAATACCTTCGTTTGGTCAtttgattttcatattttcaaccattttttaatctctccacccaatgtggggctcaaactcacgatcttgagatcaagagtcacaggctccactgactgaaccagccaggtgcccttctcAACCATTTTTGAGTAGGACGTGATCTCCCTGCTGAAGTAATTTTCCAAAAGCATACTTAGCCTGAACCCTCAAAGAAATCACTGCCCACCATCGGGGGTGTTGGCTTCGTGTTACCTGGGTTGGGAGGAGACATGGCAGCCACCCAGTACCCCAGCTGAGGGGCAATGTACGTCCACGTCCTCTGGCTACCTTCTTGGTGCACGAGGCCTAGACCACTCTTCAGCCACGTTCCTGTGGGATGCAGAAAAAACGTCAGCTGTACACACGCTAAATGCCTATTTCAGGCTTACACATATCACACCAGTCGTGTTATAGTGTCATGTTGGTAGCCAACATGGTCCGAAAGTCATCTAGGGATGGCACATGCTTTTCGTGGATTCCTTTCAGCTTCTTTCAGGGAAGATAGAAACTTTAgttttttccttgcctttctgATTAAATACTACTTTCAACCACTTTCTCAAACATCCTTGCTTGCAAACACAGGTAATTCTACCAGAAAACTATGGAGTGTAGTAGAATAAAGGTCGCAAGACAAGGGCTGGTGggagtggaaagaaaaaagggaggtaATGTAGCATTGTTTATACTCttcattctcaaaaaaataagcaaatttccTGTCCAAAATCACACACTGATTACATTGGAATTACttatgaaagtttaaaaaaagatacagagaattCTTGGTCTCATTTTTGTAAATTCTAACCCAGTAAACCTGGTTTAGAGGTgtgtattttaatgttattttttaaagatttatttatttattttaagagagagggaaagagtgagtatgtgtgtgggggtgggaaggaagagggagaaaatcccaaacagactccccaccaagtgtggagcccgacaaagggcttgatctcaccaccctgacaccatgacctcagcc
This DNA window, taken from Meles meles chromosome 7, mMelMel3.1 paternal haplotype, whole genome shotgun sequence, encodes the following:
- the FAM171A1 gene encoding protein FAM171A1 produces the protein MSRSAALLFCLLGCNVWKAETKTLREPGAGAQEVTLKVHISDASTHQPIPDALIEIFTNQVSIASGTSGTDGAAFVKFQYKLGSQLIVTATKHAYVPNSAPWKPIRLPVFSSLSLGLLPERSATLMVYEDVVQIVSGFQGARPQPRVHFQRRALRLPENTSYSDLTAFLTAASSPSEVDSFPYLRGLDGNGTGNGTRYDLTPVTAVSVHLLSGDGTPVLVDGPIYVTVPLATQSSLRHNAYVAAWRFDQKLGTWLKSGLGLVHQEGSQRTWTYIAPQLGYWVAAMSPPNPGPVVTQDITTYHTVFLLAILGGMAFILLVLLCLLLYYCRRKCLKPRQHHRKLQLPATLESSKRDQSTSMSHINLLFARRESEFPGPLSVTSHSRPDAPGPKELMSGVHLEMMSSSGEVDMHTPMLKLSYSTSQEFSSREELLSHKEEDKSQISFDNLTPSGTLGKEYHKSVEIFPLKSRKSLEREGCESPGNSEYRRSYNAMLSQPLFEKQDRDGQASGNHITTGSKLTIQEHMYPAPSSPEKEQLLDRRPTECMMSRSVDHLERPTSFPRPGQLICCSSVDQVNDSVYRKVLPALVIPAHYMKLPGDHSYVGQPLVVPADQQLEIERLQAELSSPHAGIFPHPSSQIPAQPLSCQAISQQHLQDAGTREWTPQGASMSESLSIPASLNDAALAQMNSEVQLLTEKALMELGGGKPLPHPRAWFVSLDGRSNAHVRHSYIDLQRAGRNGSNDASLDSGVDMNEPKSARKGRGDPLSLAQNHPAGQEHPPKEPRAADSASYTQLVYLDDMDQSGSECGTTVCTPEDSALRCLLDGSGRRSGGQLPSLQEETTKRTSDVPPEPLASPEQRRSAQEDDEEEDEEDQGEDKKSPWQKREERPLMAFNIK